The Ascaphus truei isolate aAscTru1 chromosome 14, aAscTru1.hap1, whole genome shotgun sequence genome segment TGCTGAAAGCAATGTTTATATAGttcagattctgtacctgatctgtggtagcaggcggtgagggttttgtgggttgagaggtggccccagagcagtgaggattcGTTGCTTTGAAACGtggtcccagagcagtgaggattaGGTGCTGTGTAGCGTTCCCaaatctcccagagcagtgagtgTTAGGTGCTTTGAAGTgttcccaaaggtcactgaggggtgggacagtgtgtcagtggtgttggccgcaggtcaatgagagtcagtgaggggtgggacagtgtgtcagtggtgttggccgcaggccaatgagagtcagtgaggggtgggacagtgtgtcagtggtgttggccgcaggccaatgagaggtgtgtgggggcgggcatggcctgaggcggagtgacaggccaaaggtgcaatgcgattggccctagggacacaggccatgcagacaaacatacagtgctttcagacaaacatacagtgctttcagacaaacatacagtgctttcagacaaacatacagtgctttcagaaatatatagtagatcagTTGCATCCGGCGCAAATTTTAGAAATAAAACAATGTTAAAGTAGATCTGTGAACAGAGGGTTAATATGACAATATACCATTGAAGGGGGCGAGAATTGCTCCTCTACTTATGCTCAATTGAAAGAGATACAACATATCAATGTTTGAACCACTTGCAACTTTGTGCCATACAAGACATTAACACATTAGCtatgagagaatggagagagttGGAAATGGATCACAATGTCTCTGTGCTTCTACGTGGAAAGATTTTGTGCGCCTGATATTCACtagaatataatataatatatacagtatatataattattttttacaCTCTTAGATTTTTCTCCCTATAATTATTAGGGCACGTCTGATTTCTAACCAGTTGTAACTGCCCTGCAGCTCACACTTACTGTAGTGCCTATAGTGCGTGTTAATGTTAACCCCTTATGCACCGCATGCATGTCACACACCCCGTGCCTTTGGCTGCAGAATTCTGCTTCCTTGTCTCTCTGCAGcgggagatatacagtataatattggtagtgtaggaactACTGAAACAGGGTTACCGTGACGTGGGCGTAGCAAAATATTGTAACCAAATTATTggactaaatgacccatatttatgaagaaagaatacAGATAAAATACACAGTAATGTACTATATAATGAGtcctattggatgtagcattgggactcTTGTCTTGCTGTATACATGATGTCACTATCCCGGTAGCCGTCCtagtgacacaaatatatatacagaacGTAGTTTGGGTTTTGAACTTACTAAGACACTGTATATGCAAATGTTTAAATGGTTGCCTGTGACGCGCCTTCCCTCTGGGCTTTTCTGCGCTGTCGGGCACCGGTTTGACTTTCCAGTTTCCAACACTATAAATATGCCGAATATGTGTATATTAGTCACTCCTTGTGCAGGTGTGCAGGTGCGGAACGCGTAGGAGGATTTATTTTGCCTCCTTTGTACCCGGCACTCTGCTCTGAGCTTTTTCCCGTGTACGCCGCCATTATTTCCTTTTTGTTTCTTCTATTTTCAACACGATCTGCGGTCCGCGCGCACGGAGCTCCGAACGGCCTGGattcaaacatatatatatacgtgaGTACCGCCATTACATACAGTATCTATGCAGATACTCAGGCCCTTCTCTACGCATGTTTGCTGTAGACGCTGATtatctggggggtcagtcaggtGATCTCTGCGGGCGCCAAGTTGTCGACAGAAGCTTTTATTTCATCTCATTGACTTTTCAGCATATATCAATTGATTAAGAagggatttatatatatatatatatatatatatatatatatatatatatatatttctatctatctttatctatatatctctaaTCTAGCTATATCTATTTATCTCCtatctctatcactctctctatatcctatctgtctctatctatcctgtctctctctccctctctccctgcccaggGACAGAACAGTGACACTGTTAtagtgttgttattattatatttatatagtgtcaaaaggagagctagtgagcgtggcatatgtacactatcgacacactttattaaagtgtggccggtaccgcaagccgggagatttcccggcttgctagtggccgcccctcggcgtgccgcgcggtcgcgcgtcatcgggagcctgcgccccctgcacgcgcgtccagggctccccgagggagccctggtgtcccgcgatcgcgggacggcggcagggggttccgggggacccggcggacccggcagcggtagggagagcgccccgatcggagggcgctcttccgctgcttcggcgcgcgcccggcaccctccggcgcgcgccaggctactgctgcggccaagaacgggcaaatgctcgaataaacttgaccgcagcagtatacaacaaaagacagaaaagcccaatgctacatccaatgtgccaaaaatacacagtgaaatacttatatattctcttgaaaagggtcatttagttaaaccctttggtagtgttaggacctgcacactggtcatgccgtgatgtggctgcacactggtcatgccgtgatgtggctgcacactggtcatgccgtgatgtggctgcaggcttataacactttggccaaagggtttaactaaatgaccctttttcaagagaatatataagtatttcactgtgtatttttggcacattggatgtagcattgggcttctctgtcgtttgttgtatacataatAGTGACACACTGGGTTATTCCTCAGTGTTTTTATTATAGTCTATCTATTACTCTTTATTGTTACGAGTTTTTCCCAGAACACTAGGTATGTGACAATATTTGTAGTTACACTTTTAtactatatataaaatatatatatatataattttactgtgtgtgtgtgtgtgtgtgtgtgtatatatatataacacacaccttTTATACACACAGATTTACCATTCTATTTGTGCTTTGTATGTTTAGTATTAGTTTTTATATCAACTCTATACTTGTttgaacacacacacgcagaagtCTGAGCCTCTTGTTGTGTACCTTGCTATGGTATACGCTGCCCCCATGTGAATAGTAATTTTGTGCCCCCAGGTCAGTGGGACGTAGAGAAGATGTCATCTACATCACAGAAACACCGGGATTTCGTGGCCGAACCCATGGGGGAGAAGCCTGTGCAGTGTCTGGCCGGCATCGGGGACGTACTGGGAAAGAGGCTGGAGGACAAAGGGTTtgacaaggtgacagtgacacgaAGTGTCTTACACATGATCCTAATAACGGGTGGGCCATGTGTCCTTTTTTTTCTCACGATGTCAccttgcggtgggagggacagactcatagctcccttctgactgtgtcactgtgtcaccctgtggtgggagagaGACTCATGGCTCTTTTTTGTGTCACCCCTCTCTTCTCCAGGCTTACGTAGTTCTAGGTCAGTTCCTTGTGTTGAAGAAGGACGACGAGCTTTTTAGGGAGTGGTTAAAGGATACCTGCTCAGCTAATGCCAAGCAGTCCCGGGATTGTTACGGCTGCCTGAAGGAATGGTGTGACGCTTTCTTGTAAGGTGAGAGCCGTCTCCATCTCAACACCTTCCCAAACACAGTCCCGTGGAGACCCAATGTTCAGCTGCATCTTGAAGCCATCAACGTCTGCCAGAAGAATGAAGCCAACACAACTGGCCAGGAGATGGGACTGGTCCACTAACCGGGTGTAATAACGGCTTCTCCTACTGGGCCGTCCCGGAAACATAGTCTGGATCATTTGTATCTGGAAAAGAATGGCTGGGTCAGTTCTACCCGTGATAACCGGCTTCTTCAGTTATACTAACCAATGATTAACGGCTGTTTAACTAGTCCAACTGGTCCAAGACCGGATATAATGGCGGATTCATCTGGCTCAATCTAGAAATTCTTACGGCCGGCTGCAATTTCCACGCAGACTACATCATAATACACATGTTTATGCCGTGTTCacgcacaaaataaatacataaatcacGTGAGGCGCTTTTTCTAGAAGTGATGTCATCGCTCCAAGCTCATGACATCACCTCCAGAATAAAATCACTTCCGGTTGCAGTTTCATTGTGCATTAATACTGAGTATCTAAATTTATATATTTAGCCTGTTTATTACCTGGGGAGGCACAAGGCTAATTGCCAGATTCAATCCGTTTTTAATTATACGCTGTGGCTTTTATTACTTCGATTTAACTTAATTACAAGTAAATATTTTGTTGACTCGTTCCCCTTGTTTACTTTAATTTTGATAGCAGTTTAAACACTCGTAGCCTTTTACATTTGAACACAATGTTTCAATATGACAAATATTTATGGCTGCCGAATAATAAACCTCGTTCAAATACTGAAATCCCCAGTTCTATTTAGCAGCGTCTATGGGATTTTCGATCAATTGAAGGCACTCTACCATATAACCCCTTGTCTGACGTGTCTAATGTCTGTCTCATAGTATAAGATATTTAACAGGTTTGCAAGTGTAACCCCAAAAGCACAAGGACAAACCTTACAGAAAATACCCCACACGCTGCTCCCATGAGGCGCTGGGGAAGAGATGGGCCCCGCATTATTAGGGTGAATTCACCCTATTGTTTATAACAGTGCCCGCAGAAAATGTGTCGCTGATATTTCTCCAGCACGGGGATGTTTAGCAGTGAGGTTCGGGGGTTGGGGGTTTGAAAGGAAAATATATTCCTTGGAACAGTTTTAAGTGGGATCCAGACTCAACCCCTCTGTCCCCTAACAGACCCCATTGAAATTTGAGGTACACTTTAAAATCTGACACTTGCAAAGCTGGGCGGTTcccagtatatagtatataggaACACGGCAAATGTCACTATTTAAAGAGCGTTCAGTGCTGGGAAATGTTGGGTTTATTACTGAATACTCTCCGCAAATTCCCAGCTGTCTCTTTCTTCAGTGGGACGTCTCGTGGCAGTGTTTTGGGACGTCTCGTGGCAGTGTTTTGGGACGTCTCGTGGCAGTATTTTACGTCTCGTGGCAGTGTTTTGGGACGTCTCGTGGCAGTGTTTTGGGATGTCTCGTGGCAGTGTTTTGGGATGTCTCGTGGCAGTGTTTTGGGATGTCTCGTGGCAGTGTTTTGGGATGTCTCGTGGCAGTGTTTTGGGATGTCTCGTGGCAGGGTTTTGGGACGTCTCGTGGCAGGGTTTTGGGACGTCTCGTGGCAGTGTTTTACGTCTCGTGGCAGTGTTTTGGGACGTCTCGTGGCAGTGTTTTACGTCTCGTGGCAGTGTTTTGGGACGTCTCGTGGCAGTGTTTTACGTCTCGTGGCAGTGTTTTGGGACGTCTCGTGGCAGTGTTTTGGGATGTCTCGTGGCAGTGTTTTG includes the following:
- the LOC142465660 gene encoding barrier-to-autointegration factor B-like, producing MICQWDVEKMSSTSQKHRDFVAEPMGEKPVQCLAGIGDVLGKRLEDKGFDKAYVVLGQFLVLKKDDELFREWLKDTCSANAKQSRDCYGCLKEWCDAFL